In Methanobacterium spitsbergense, a single genomic region encodes these proteins:
- a CDS encoding DUF5655 domain-containing protein translates to MVLFSINGQELKKVHRVDFKLEKDIQNISEHNMNIIFGLDFVKSEFQLNNLRIDSLAFDEETNSFVIIEYKRDKNFSVIDQGYAYLALLLNNKADFILEYNERKENFLKKNDVDWSQSRVIFIAPQFTKYQQQAIEFKDLPIELWEISKYTNNTVLFNQLKSPDTSESINTVSSKSEVVKEVGSVVKKYTEDDHLKIPYEEIKELYEDIKKRILDLGDNVEIKPLKIYIAFKSSKNFVDIEFTKNTIKLFLNLRKGTLDDPKNLARDVSNTGHHGNGDYEISITPEDDLDYLMTLIKQSYNLNS, encoded by the coding sequence ATGGTGCTTTTTTCAATAAATGGGCAAGAATTAAAGAAAGTTCATCGAGTTGATTTTAAGTTAGAAAAAGATATTCAGAATATTAGCGAACATAATATGAATATTATTTTTGGTTTAGATTTTGTAAAATCTGAATTTCAGCTCAATAATTTGAGGATAGATTCATTAGCTTTTGATGAAGAAACCAATTCATTTGTCATAATTGAATATAAAAGGGATAAAAATTTCAGCGTTATAGATCAGGGATATGCATACCTTGCTTTACTTTTAAATAACAAAGCTGATTTTATTTTAGAATATAACGAGAGAAAAGAAAATTTTTTGAAGAAAAACGATGTGGACTGGTCACAATCAAGAGTTATATTTATTGCTCCACAATTTACCAAATATCAGCAGCAAGCAATTGAATTTAAAGATTTACCCATTGAATTATGGGAAATAAGTAAATACACAAACAATACAGTACTTTTTAATCAGTTAAAATCTCCTGATACAAGCGAATCAATAAATACTGTTAGTTCTAAGAGTGAGGTTGTTAAAGAAGTTGGCTCTGTTGTAAAAAAATATACAGAAGATGACCATCTAAAAATTCCTTATGAAGAAATAAAAGAATTGTACGAAGATATTAAGAAAAGAATTTTAGATTTAGGTGATAATGTTGAAATTAAACCTTTGAAAATTTATATTGCTTTTAAATCTAGCAAAAATTTTGTTGATATTGAATTTACTAAAAATACTATCAAATTATTTCTCAATTTAAGAAAAGGAACGTTAGATGATCCAAAAAATTTAGCAAGAGACGTTTCAAACACAGGCCATCATGGAAATGGGGACTATGAGATTTCTATAACACCTGAAGATGATTTGGACTATTTAATGACACTCATTAAGCAATCCTATAACTTAAATTCTTAA
- a CDS encoding virulence RhuM family protein, whose product MDKDEIIQINEIVLYTSDEGAKTVEVLIKDGMMWSTQKTMAQLFDVDIRTINEHLLNIFESEELNESSTIRKFRIVQKEGKRNISRNVNFYNLDAIIATGYRVNSKQATQFRIWATNTLNEFITKGFVLDDELLKNGTRFGKDYFDELLERIKEIRASERRFYQKITDIYSQCSYDYNKDAETTKKFYASVQNKLHWAITGHTAAEIVVDRVDSKKENLGLSSWKNSPEGKILKSDVTIAKNYLTRDELSELNNIVNMYLDYAENQARRHKLMSMEEWTERMDAFLKFNEYEILNDAGNVSREVANEIATNEYKKFRKIQDASYVSDFDKKVKKYLHNNDT is encoded by the coding sequence ATGGATAAAGATGAAATTATACAAATAAACGAAATAGTTCTTTACACAAGTGATGAAGGTGCTAAAACTGTTGAAGTGCTAATTAAAGATGGAATGATGTGGTCAACGCAGAAAACTATGGCTCAACTATTTGATGTTGATATAAGGACTATTAATGAACATTTACTTAACATTTTTGAAAGCGAAGAATTAAACGAATCCTCAACTATCCGGAAATTCCGGATAGTTCAAAAAGAAGGGAAAAGGAATATTTCAAGAAATGTAAACTTTTACAACCTAGATGCCATCATCGCTACAGGGTATCGTGTTAATTCTAAGCAAGCAACACAATTTAGGATTTGGGCAACAAATACTTTAAATGAATTTATAACCAAGGGATTTGTCCTAGATGATGAACTATTAAAGAATGGAACTAGATTTGGAAAAGATTACTTTGATGAGTTACTAGAACGAATCAAAGAAATCAGAGCCAGTGAACGTAGATTTTATCAGAAAATTACGGATATTTATTCTCAGTGTAGTTATGATTATAATAAGGATGCTGAAACCACTAAAAAATTTTATGCTTCAGTTCAAAATAAACTTCATTGGGCCATCACAGGCCATACTGCAGCTGAAATCGTTGTAGATCGTGTTGATAGTAAAAAAGAAAATTTAGGTCTTAGTAGCTGGAAAAATTCACCTGAAGGTAAAATATTAAAGAGTGATGTAACAATTGCAAAGAATTATTTGACAAGAGATGAACTGTCCGAACTTAATAACATTGTCAATATGTATCTTGACTATGCTGAAAATCAAGCTAGAAGACATAAATTAATGTCAATGGAAGAATGGACAGAAAGAATGGATGCATTTCTAAAATTTAATGAATATGAAATTTTAAATGACGCAGGCAATGTTTCAAGAGAAGTAGCTAACGAAATTGCTACCAACGAATATAAAAAATTTAGGAAAATACAAGATGCGAGTTATGTTTCAGACTTTGATAAAAAAGTAAAAAAATATTTACATAATAATGATACATAA
- a CDS encoding tetratricopeptide repeat protein, producing MRRFHPVIAIITGSFFIFIINQIMNYIFDSIPINGMLGSELITILVPVLLILGGFITAFITNRNRLLCAFCVGLFFPIINNAINIAYLNSISAIVLFVLGALFAALITTLGGFIAVRAITKYVNALNDKGIALDEIGKHEEAIKAYDRALKLDTNNIEALFNKGETLGIIGKHEEAIKYFNIILKIDPDDAETLYEKGVNLKKLGEHEQAIKYFDKALQLDPDDTDAQKGKEEILSMIQSKNT from the coding sequence TTGAGGAGATTTCATCCAGTTATAGCAATAATCACAGGAAGCTTCTTTATTTTTATAATAAACCAAATTATGAATTATATATTTGATTCCATACCTATAAACGGCATGTTGGGTTCGGAATTGATAACTATTTTGGTTCCTGTTTTGTTGATACTTGGAGGGTTTATAACAGCTTTTATTACTAATAGAAATAGGTTGTTATGTGCCTTTTGTGTGGGACTATTCTTCCCCATAATTAATAATGCAATCAATATAGCATATTTAAATTCAATCAGTGCAATAGTTTTGTTTGTTTTAGGAGCTTTATTTGCTGCTTTAATTACAACCCTAGGAGGATTTATTGCGGTGAGAGCAATCACAAAATATGTTAATGCTTTAAACGACAAAGGAATCGCTTTAGACGAAATTGGAAAACATGAAGAAGCAATTAAAGCCTATGATCGTGCCTTAAAATTAGATACAAATAACATTGAAGCGTTGTTTAATAAAGGGGAAACTTTAGGTATTATTGGAAAACATGAAGAAGCAATAAAATATTTCAATATTATTTTGAAAATCGATCCAGATGATGCAGAAACCCTGTATGAAAAGGGAGTAAACTTAAAAAAACTAGGAGAACATGAACAAGCAATAAAATACTTCGATAAAGCATTACAATTAGATCCAGATGATACTGATGCACAGAAAGGAAAAGAAGAAATATTATCCATGATACAATCAAAAAACACTTAA
- a CDS encoding ATP-binding protein, with translation MHHLTSKLMIYRNIDKNSILFRLSDIYRQFEAESYVKDDLIRDIYIEINRLLDISTHYGFDNNLWHNYLAFVLAMTENPFTRVSEKVGANNGTVNKFAKGDFSIFKQLFDFDFSKLENELAIDCFTVITNYKAVVKGEQIFNKSVSEKVQELSQAIEQSEDDIELYQVITGFYKTYGVGKLGLNKAFRISTDDKSGFLCPITMTSDMLLDDLVGYESQKKELIKNTEAFVEGYRANNVLLYGDAGTGKSASIKAILNQYYSQGLRMIEVYKHEFKELPKVIAAIKNRNYRFIIYMDDLSFEEFEIEYKYLKAVLEGGLEPKPENVLIYATSNRRHLIRETWSDRSDMSEDEMHRSDTIEEKLSLAERFGVTIGYYKPNREEYFNIVTNLARRHPEIKLSDEELRSEAGKWEMRHGGMSGRTAQQFIDSLLGPV, from the coding sequence ATGCATCATTTAACATCTAAATTAATGATCTACAGAAACATAGACAAGAATAGCATCTTGTTTAGATTATCGGATATTTACCGACAGTTTGAGGCAGAGAGCTATGTGAAAGATGATTTAATTAGAGATATTTATATAGAAATCAATCGTCTGCTTGATATTTCAACCCATTATGGGTTTGACAATAATCTATGGCACAATTATCTGGCTTTTGTTTTGGCCATGACTGAAAACCCCTTTACACGGGTATCTGAAAAAGTTGGAGCCAACAATGGTACTGTAAATAAATTTGCCAAGGGTGATTTCAGCATATTCAAACAGTTGTTTGACTTCGACTTTTCCAAATTGGAAAATGAACTGGCTATAGATTGTTTTACTGTTATCACAAATTATAAGGCTGTTGTGAAAGGTGAACAGATCTTCAACAAGAGTGTGAGTGAAAAAGTTCAAGAACTAAGTCAAGCCATTGAACAGTCTGAAGATGATATCGAGCTGTATCAGGTAATTACAGGTTTCTATAAAACATATGGTGTTGGAAAGTTAGGATTAAATAAGGCCTTCCGTATTTCAACTGATGATAAATCTGGATTCCTTTGCCCAATAACCATGACCAGTGATATGCTGCTGGATGATTTGGTGGGTTATGAATCTCAAAAAAAGGAACTAATAAAGAATACAGAAGCATTCGTTGAAGGATACAGGGCGAACAATGTTCTTTTATATGGTGATGCAGGTACTGGTAAATCCGCAAGTATAAAAGCCATTTTAAATCAGTATTACAGTCAGGGACTCCGGATGATCGAAGTCTACAAACATGAATTTAAGGAACTGCCCAAGGTCATTGCAGCGATAAAAAATAGAAACTATCGATTTATTATTTATATGGACGATTTATCATTTGAAGAGTTCGAAATAGAATATAAATATTTGAAGGCAGTTTTGGAGGGTGGTTTAGAGCCAAAACCTGAAAACGTACTTATATATGCCACATCGAACAGGCGACATCTCATCCGTGAAACATGGAGCGACCGTTCAGATATGTCGGAGGATGAAATGCATCGATCTGATACAATAGAGGAAAAACTATCCCTGGCAGAGCGATTTGGTGTGACCATCGGTTATTACAAGCCAAATAGAGAAGAATATTTCAACATAGTCACTAATCTTGCAAGGCGACACCCTGAAATCAAACTATCAGATGAAGAACTGAGATCAGAAGCAGGTAAATGGGAAATGCGCCATGGTGGAATGTCAGGGCGTACAGCACAGCAGTTTATTGATTCATTGCTGGGACCTGTATGA